The following are encoded together in the Flavobacterium haoranii genome:
- a CDS encoding RNA polymerase sigma factor: MARHELSDAILVKNYVEGDEIALATLIERHQSKIYGFIYSKIQDRDICDDIFQDTFVKVIKTLKTKSYNEEGKFLPWVMRIAHNLIIDYFRKSKKMPMHRDNDEYSIFSLISDTSPNVESRIITEQIELDLSRIIDELPDDQREVLVMRIYQDLSFKEIADLTGVSINTALGRMRYALLNLRKVIDKNQIILTGLQ, translated from the coding sequence ATGGCTAGACATGAACTATCAGATGCTATCTTGGTAAAGAATTATGTAGAAGGAGATGAGATTGCCTTAGCTACATTAATTGAAAGGCATCAATCAAAAATTTACGGTTTTATTTATTCAAAAATTCAAGACAGAGATATTTGTGATGATATTTTTCAAGATACTTTTGTTAAGGTTATTAAAACTTTAAAAACCAAATCCTATAACGAAGAAGGTAAGTTTTTGCCGTGGGTTATGCGAATTGCACATAACTTAATTATAGATTATTTTAGAAAATCTAAAAAGATGCCGATGCATCGAGACAATGATGAATATTCCATTTTTTCTTTAATTTCAGATACAAGCCCAAATGTTGAAAGTAGAATTATTACCGAACAAATTGAGTTAGACCTAAGCAGAATTATTGATGAACTTCCAGATGATCAAAGAGAAGTATTGGTAATGAGAATTTATCAAGACTTAAGTTTTAAGGAAATTGCTGATTTAACAGGAGTTAGTATTAATACTGCTTTAGGAAGAATGCGTTATGCTTTATTAAATTTGAGAAAAGTTATCGACAAAAATCAAATTATTTTAACTGGTTTACAATAA
- a CDS encoding TonB-dependent receptor — translation MKSIITDIEVRGDKVIEQIPSIKDKALRINLNESIYGTFAEIGAGQETVRHFFRAGASSGTIAKAMSAYDKDFSDAIYGIEEDGRYVTESRLKKMLAHETKLIEERLKRDKHPNKIFFSYANTVATIDFAKQYKGHGWVGIKFQVEPDEEYNEIILHIRFKETDARLQQETLGILGVNLIYGAFYKHNDPKRLLRYLYDHLDKDQLEIDTINFSGPRFANVDNRLMSLQLVKNGMTDAVMFGPDGKNILPAAVLYKKNILALRGSFRPVTKVNMNMYMKSYNMFIQENKVDEENTFVVFEITLSNLKAEGEIDERDFLDRAELLCSLGQTVMISNFQEYFKVVEYFSNYTKARMGLTMGVSNLVEIFDEKYYRHLSGGILEAFGKLFYRDLKVYLYPMKDEEGNIIDSDNLKVHPRMKELYKFFKFNGKVVDITDFEEQNLEIFSRQVLKMISNGDSGWEEMLPDGIAELIKTQRLFGYDEKVGVEKA, via the coding sequence ATGAAAAGCATAATAACTGATATTGAGGTTAGAGGAGATAAGGTAATAGAACAAATTCCTTCGATTAAAGATAAAGCATTACGTATTAATTTAAACGAAAGTATTTACGGAACTTTTGCCGAAATTGGAGCGGGACAAGAAACAGTTCGTCATTTTTTTAGAGCTGGTGCATCATCAGGAACTATTGCAAAAGCTATGTCGGCTTATGATAAAGATTTCAGTGACGCAATTTATGGAATTGAAGAAGATGGTCGCTATGTAACTGAAAGTCGTCTTAAAAAAATGTTGGCTCACGAAACAAAATTAATTGAAGAACGTTTAAAAAGAGACAAACATCCTAATAAAATTTTCTTTAGTTATGCCAATACAGTTGCCACTATAGATTTTGCTAAACAATATAAAGGACATGGTTGGGTAGGTATCAAATTTCAAGTAGAGCCAGATGAAGAATATAATGAAATTATACTTCACATTCGCTTTAAAGAAACAGATGCTCGTTTACAACAAGAAACATTAGGAATTCTTGGCGTAAATTTAATTTATGGAGCATTTTACAAACACAACGATCCTAAAAGATTACTTCGTTATTTATACGATCACTTAGATAAAGACCAATTAGAGATTGATACTATCAATTTCTCGGGACCAAGATTTGCAAATGTAGACAACCGATTAATGAGTTTACAATTGGTTAAAAATGGTATGACTGATGCCGTTATGTTTGGCCCTGATGGTAAAAATATTCTTCCTGCTGCTGTACTTTATAAAAAGAACATTTTGGCATTACGCGGAAGTTTTAGACCTGTTACCAAAGTAAATATGAACATGTATATGAAATCTTATAACATGTTCATTCAAGAAAACAAAGTTGACGAAGAAAATACATTTGTAGTTTTTGAAATTACACTTTCTAACTTGAAAGCTGAAGGTGAAATTGACGAAAGAGATTTCTTAGATAGAGCAGAATTATTATGTTCTCTTGGTCAAACGGTAATGATTTCAAATTTCCAAGAATACTTTAAAGTCGTAGAATATTTCTCTAATTATACTAAAGCTAGAATGGGATTAACCATGGGTGTAAGTAATTTAGTTGAAATTTTTGACGAAAAATATTACCGTCATCTATCTGGTGGAATTTTAGAAGCTTTTGGTAAATTATTCTACCGCGACTTAAAAGTTTACTTATATCCAATGAAGGATGAAGAAGGAAACATTATTGATTCTGATAATTTAAAAGTACATCCTAGAATGAAAGAATTGTATAAATTCTTCAAATTCAACGGAAAAGTAGTTGATATTACAGACTTTGAAGAACAAAACTTAGAAATTTTCTCAAGACAAGTTCTTAAAATGATTAGTAATGGAGATAGCGGTTGGGAAGAAATGCTTCCTGATGGTATTGCCGAATTAATTAAAACGCAACGTTTATTTGGCTACGACGAAAAAGTTGGTGTCGAAAAAGCATAA
- the trpA gene encoding tryptophan synthase subunit alpha, translating to MNRINQKLQEDKKLLSIYFTAGFPNLNDTTTIIEELEKSGVDMIEIGLPFSDPLADGPTIQESSTIAIENGMTTKVLFEQLKDIRKSVQIPLLIMGYFNPMMRFGVENFCKKCAEIGIDGLIIPDLPLEIYKSDYQSIFEKYNLKNIFLITPQTSETRIREIDELSDSFIYMVSSAAVTGSQSGFGNEQTEYFKRIHDLKLKNPQIVGFGINNNDTFKQATEYQKGAIIGSAFVKHLNKNPIATIHKFILDLN from the coding sequence ATGAACAGAATCAACCAAAAATTACAAGAAGATAAAAAACTGCTTTCAATATATTTTACAGCTGGTTTTCCAAACCTAAACGATACCACTACTATCATCGAAGAATTAGAAAAAAGTGGAGTCGATATGATTGAAATTGGTTTGCCATTTAGCGATCCTTTAGCAGATGGACCAACCATTCAAGAAAGTTCCACTATTGCAATTGAAAATGGAATGACTACAAAAGTGTTATTTGAACAATTAAAAGACATTCGCAAAAGCGTACAAATTCCGTTACTGATTATGGGCTATTTTAATCCGATGATGCGATTTGGAGTAGAAAATTTCTGTAAAAAATGTGCTGAAATTGGAATCGATGGTTTAATTATTCCCGATTTACCTTTGGAAATTTATAAAAGTGACTACCAATCTATTTTTGAAAAATACAATTTGAAAAATATCTTCTTAATTACGCCGCAAACTTCTGAAACTCGTATTCGAGAAATTGACGAATTGTCTGATAGTTTCATTTACATGGTGAGTTCGGCTGCAGTAACAGGAAGTCAGTCTGGTTTTGGAAACGAACAAACGGAATATTTCAAAAGAATTCACGATCTAAAATTGAAAAATCCTCAAATTGTTGGCTTTGGAATAAATAATAATGATACATTCAAACAAGCAACAGAATATCAAAAAGGAGCTATTATAGGAAGTGCTTTTGTAAAGCATCTAAATAAAAATCCTATTGCAACAATACATAAATTTATTTTGGACCTCAATTGA
- a CDS encoding endonuclease III domain-containing protein, protein MTKNEKVTFVINTLNELYPETPIPLNHKDPYTLLIAVLLSAQCTDERVNKITPSLFAKADNPYDMVKMSVEQIAAIIRPCGLTPMKSKGIFGLSQILIDKYNGEVPQDFEALESLPAVGHKTASVVMSQAFGVPAFPVDTHIHRLMYRWNLSNGKSVQQTEKDAKRLFPEASWNKLHLQIIYYGREYSPARGWNLDKDIITKTIGRKSVIDEYKK, encoded by the coding sequence ATGACAAAGAACGAAAAAGTAACATTTGTTATAAATACGTTAAACGAATTATATCCGGAAACTCCTATTCCGTTAAATCATAAAGATCCATACACACTTTTAATTGCAGTTTTACTATCGGCTCAATGCACTGATGAACGCGTGAATAAAATTACGCCATCGCTTTTTGCAAAGGCTGATAATCCATACGATATGGTAAAAATGAGCGTAGAACAAATTGCAGCTATTATTCGCCCATGTGGTTTAACACCAATGAAATCTAAAGGGATTTTTGGCTTGTCGCAAATTTTAATTGATAAATACAATGGGGAAGTTCCTCAAGATTTTGAAGCTTTAGAAAGTTTACCGGCTGTTGGTCATAAAACGGCAAGTGTTGTAATGAGTCAAGCTTTTGGTGTTCCTGCATTTCCTGTAGATACTCACATTCATAGATTAATGTACCGATGGAATTTGAGTAATGGAAAAAGTGTTCAACAAACTGAAAAAGATGCAAAAAGATTATTTCCCGAAGCATCTTGGAACAAACTACATTTACAAATAATTTATTACGGTAGAGAATACTCGCCAGCTCGCGGATGGAATTTAGATAAAGATATTATTACTAAAACTATTGGCAGAAAATCAGTAATTGATGAATACAAAAAATAA
- a CDS encoding MDR family MFS transporter codes for MSASGTLQNDDLVLYGIDRVIITITAVLCALLEIVDTTIVNVALNDMRGSLGATLTDVAWVITAYAIANVIVIPMTSWLSQQFGRRNYFAASIIIFTFSSFLCGNATGIWELVLFRFIQGLGGGALLVTSQTIITESYPVEKRGMAQAIYGMGVIVGPTLGPPLGGYLVDNYSWPYIFYINVPIGIIATLLTLTYVKSPKYGDKLKSNQVDWWGIITLAMFIGSLQFVLEHGQQDDWFNDHVIVIVSIMSFVGLFFFIWRQLVYEYPIVNLRVLKDNNLRVGTILSFVLGFGLYGSTFIIPIYTQSVLGWTATDAGLLLIPSSLMTAFMMPIIGKLIQKGVPQPYLVAGGFLMFFVFTFWMHNIMTPDTGEEHMFWPLIVRGFGLGLLFVPITTLSLSTLSGKSIGEGAAFTGMMRQLGGSFGIAIITTFISRLSQEHRVNLIKNIDGANAMVQQRIQGLQQNFIAKGFSPNEALDKAYQLIDLSVTKQSTVLSYMDVFMYLGLLFLICIPFILLIKKGKNKVDLSEAMH; via the coding sequence ATGAGCGCATCAGGAACATTACAAAATGACGATTTAGTACTATATGGTATAGATAGGGTAATTATTACTATTACTGCTGTGTTGTGTGCTTTATTGGAAATTGTAGATACTACCATTGTTAACGTAGCTTTAAACGACATGCGTGGAAGTTTAGGAGCTACTTTAACCGATGTAGCTTGGGTAATTACGGCTTATGCAATTGCTAACGTAATTGTAATTCCAATGACTAGTTGGTTATCGCAACAATTTGGTAGACGAAATTACTTTGCCGCTTCTATTATCATCTTTACCTTTTCTTCCTTTTTATGTGGAAATGCAACCGGAATTTGGGAACTTGTTCTCTTCCGATTCATTCAAGGTTTAGGTGGTGGAGCGCTTTTGGTAACTTCTCAAACGATTATTACTGAAAGTTATCCGGTAGAAAAAAGAGGTATGGCGCAAGCTATTTATGGTATGGGTGTAATTGTTGGACCAACATTAGGTCCGCCACTTGGAGGTTATTTAGTAGATAATTACTCTTGGCCTTATATCTTTTACATCAACGTACCGATTGGAATTATTGCTACTTTATTGACTTTAACTTATGTTAAAAGTCCTAAATATGGAGATAAATTAAAAAGCAATCAAGTGGACTGGTGGGGAATTATTACACTAGCCATGTTTATCGGTTCGCTACAATTTGTATTGGAACACGGACAACAAGACGACTGGTTTAATGATCATGTTATTGTTATAGTTAGTATCATGAGTTTTGTGGGCTTGTTTTTCTTCATCTGGAGGCAACTCGTCTACGAATATCCCATAGTGAATTTAAGGGTTTTGAAAGATAACAACCTGAGAGTCGGAACCATTTTGAGTTTTGTCCTTGGATTTGGGCTATACGGTTCAACTTTTATTATTCCGATATATACACAATCTGTTTTAGGTTGGACAGCCACAGATGCTGGTTTGTTATTAATACCAAGTTCGTTAATGACTGCCTTTATGATGCCTATTATTGGTAAATTAATTCAGAAAGGTGTACCTCAACCCTATTTAGTTGCAGGAGGATTCTTGATGTTCTTTGTCTTTACGTTTTGGATGCATAACATTATGACTCCTGATACGGGTGAAGAACACATGTTTTGGCCACTGATTGTTCGTGGATTTGGTCTAGGATTATTATTCGTACCCATTACAACGCTTTCACTTTCTACTTTATCAGGGAAGTCTATTGGTGAAGGTGCTGCTTTCACAGGAATGATGCGACAATTAGGCGGATCTTTTGGTATAGCAATTATTACTACATTCATTTCGAGATTATCACAAGAACATCGAGTGAATTTAATTAAAAATATTGATGGTGCTAATGCAATGGTACAACAACGCATTCAAGGTCTTCAACAAAACTTTATTGCCAAAGGTTTTAGTCCAAACGAAGCTTTAGATAAAGCCTATCAATTAATTGATTTATCAGTTACCAAACAAAGTACTGTTTTATCTTATATGGATGTTTTTATGTATTTAGGATTGCTGTTTTTAATTTGTATTCCTTTCATCTTACTGATTAAAAAAGGTAAAAATAAAGTCGATTTAAGCGAAGCTATGCATTAA
- a CDS encoding TolC family protein, producing the protein MKNKTIILFGLLMSSLFAFSQEPKKLSLKDVVELATTKSNQANLATVKTQTAEAEVIQAKNKQYPNLSLSGQYQRITQPNISSPVLFQGSVSGESFGNINQILLGNANASIPLFNGLKINQNIKAHENLLQAEIAQENQTKENLANYAIALYFNIYKTQQTLTILNDNLKSAQQRVTDFKNMEDNGLLAHNDLLKAQLQASNIELSIEKSKKDINVLNYKLASILNLDENTSFDIVKEDIELLNVVQTSNSSIERSDLSALNHQFEASKNQIKIAQGNYFPTVNLIGGYVAADIHNFLTVTNAMNFGVGVSYDLSGIFKNNAEVKIAKSKSEEVKFSTSILEKQINEEVKNAEENYLLAQKQFNVYQKAAEQSDENYRIVKDKYDNGLSSTNDLLEANAEQIQASINKTISQADILQKYYELQYAKGTLIKTIN; encoded by the coding sequence ATGAAAAATAAAACAATAATCCTTTTTGGATTGCTCATGAGTTCGTTGTTTGCATTTTCACAAGAACCGAAAAAATTAAGTTTGAAAGATGTAGTCGAATTGGCTACAACAAAGAGTAATCAAGCTAATTTGGCAACTGTAAAAACACAAACAGCCGAAGCAGAAGTAATTCAAGCAAAAAACAAACAATATCCAAATCTTTCTTTATCTGGTCAGTATCAAAGAATTACACAGCCTAATATTTCGTCTCCAGTTTTATTTCAAGGAAGCGTTTCGGGTGAGTCTTTTGGAAACATAAATCAAATATTATTAGGAAATGCCAATGCTTCAATTCCACTTTTTAATGGCTTAAAGATCAATCAGAATATAAAAGCACACGAAAATCTTTTACAAGCTGAGATTGCTCAAGAAAACCAAACAAAAGAAAATCTAGCTAATTATGCCATCGCCTTGTATTTTAATATTTACAAAACGCAACAAACCTTAACTATCTTAAATGATAATTTAAAAAGTGCGCAACAACGAGTTACCGATTTTAAAAACATGGAAGACAATGGTTTACTTGCACATAATGACTTACTAAAAGCACAATTACAAGCATCAAACATTGAACTTTCTATCGAAAAAAGCAAAAAAGACATTAATGTTTTAAACTATAAATTGGCTTCAATTTTAAATTTAGACGAAAACACTTCGTTCGATATTGTAAAAGAAGATATTGAACTATTAAATGTAGTACAAACTTCAAATTCATCTATTGAAAGATCTGATTTAAGCGCTTTGAATCATCAATTTGAGGCAAGTAAAAACCAAATAAAAATTGCGCAAGGAAACTATTTCCCTACAGTAAATTTAATTGGTGGTTATGTTGCAGCAGACATTCACAACTTCCTAACTGTAACAAATGCTATGAATTTTGGTGTTGGAGTTTCTTATGATTTAAGTGGTATTTTCAAAAACAATGCTGAAGTCAAAATCGCAAAAAGCAAATCTGAAGAAGTAAAATTTTCAACTTCAATTCTTGAGAAGCAAATTAATGAAGAGGTTAAAAATGCAGAGGAAAATTACTTACTCGCTCAAAAACAATTTAATGTGTACCAAAAAGCAGCCGAACAATCTGATGAAAATTACAGAATTGTTAAAGATAAATATGATAATGGGCTATCAAGTACAAACGATTTATTAGAAGCTAATGCAGAACAAATTCAGGCTTCAATAAATAAAACAATATCACAAGCCGATATTCTTCAAAAATACTACGAATTACAATATGCAAAAGGAACCTTAATAAAAACGATCAACTAA
- the bcp gene encoding thioredoxin-dependent thiol peroxidase: MITLKAGDKAPNFKGLDQDGKEHKLSDYKGKKLVVFFYPKASTPGCTMEACDLRDNFERFKANNYELLGVSADSAKRQANFIEKNNLPFPLLADEDHAVIYAFGVWGPKKFMGKEFDGIHRTTFVIDEKGIIEDVIEKVKTKEHANQILK, translated from the coding sequence ATGATAACATTAAAAGCAGGAGATAAAGCGCCCAACTTTAAAGGATTAGATCAAGACGGAAAAGAACATAAATTAAGTGATTATAAAGGAAAAAAATTAGTAGTTTTCTTTTATCCAAAAGCGAGTACGCCTGGTTGTACTATGGAAGCATGTGATTTAAGAGATAATTTTGAGCGTTTTAAAGCTAATAATTATGAATTGCTTGGTGTTAGTGCAGATAGTGCTAAAAGACAAGCAAATTTTATTGAAAAGAATAATCTACCTTTTCCTTTATTAGCAGATGAAGATCATGCCGTTATATATGCATTTGGTGTTTGGGGGCCAAAGAAATTTATGGGAAAAGAATTTGATGGAATTCATCGTACAACATTTGTAATTGATGAAAAAGGAATTATTGAAGATGTTATTGAGAAGGTAAAAACCAAAGAACATGCTAATCAAATCTTAAAATAA
- the yaaA gene encoding peroxide stress protein YaaA codes for MKIVISPAKSLDYTTELPTKRYTEAQFLNKSETIQKTLKKKKPKDLMELMSISEKLADLNWQRNQDWQLPFTPENARPAVYAFNGDVYVGLDAYTIPEEKLDILQEKLRILSGLYGLLKPLDLIQEYRLEMGTSLQVGTKKNLYEFWKKTITDALNKELEKDELFINLASNEYFSAVDVKSLKVPVITPEFKDYKDGKLKMISFFAKKARGLMVRYIIDNNVETLDELKNFNYEGYAFDANLSQGNKLVFTR; via the coding sequence ATGAAAATAGTAATATCTCCAGCCAAATCTTTAGATTATACAACCGAGTTACCAACTAAAAGATATACTGAGGCTCAGTTTTTAAATAAATCGGAAACCATTCAAAAAACATTGAAAAAGAAGAAGCCTAAAGATTTGATGGAATTAATGAGTATTTCAGAAAAACTAGCCGATTTAAATTGGCAACGCAACCAAGATTGGCAATTGCCTTTTACGCCCGAAAATGCACGTCCGGCAGTTTATGCTTTTAATGGCGATGTGTATGTGGGTTTAGATGCGTACACAATTCCGGAAGAAAAATTAGATATTTTACAAGAAAAATTGCGAATTCTTTCGGGTTTATACGGTTTGTTGAAGCCTTTAGATTTGATTCAGGAATATCGTTTGGAAATGGGAACTTCGTTGCAAGTGGGAACCAAAAAAAATCTGTATGAATTTTGGAAAAAGACGATTACTGATGCATTGAATAAAGAATTAGAAAAAGACGAATTGTTTATCAATTTAGCTAGTAATGAATATTTTAGTGCGGTCGATGTAAAGTCGTTAAAAGTTCCAGTGATTACTCCTGAATTTAAAGATTACAAAGATGGAAAGTTAAAAATGATTAGTTTTTTTGCTAAAAAAGCCAGAGGTTTAATGGTGCGTTATATTATTGACAATAACGTGGAAACATTGGATGAATTGAAAAACTTCAATTACGAAGGCTATGCTTTTGATGCCAATTTAAGCCAAGGAAACAAATTAGTTTTTACTCGTTAA
- a CDS encoding alpha/beta fold hydrolase, which yields MINLSQIAFQKIDHYPNRPTIIFLHDSLGCIELWRDFPLQLAEKTKCNVILYDRQGYGKSCPFSYEKRDVNYLEQEADILAKLLDFWKVENAILFGFSDGGSIALIFAAKYPEKTIGIITEGAHIFVEEITLNGIREAIHQYKTTNQKQKLERYHDNKVEALFNAWTKTWTSEEYQNWNIEHFVKQIQCNSLIIQGKNDEFGSLEQVEKIVSQTKGHSKALLIANVGHTAHRENPEIVLKESAQFIEALTSKN from the coding sequence GTGATAAATCTTTCCCAAATTGCTTTTCAAAAAATAGACCACTACCCTAACCGGCCTACAATTATTTTTTTACACGATTCGCTAGGTTGTATAGAATTATGGCGCGATTTTCCTTTGCAATTGGCTGAAAAAACAAAATGCAACGTCATTCTATATGACCGACAAGGTTATGGAAAATCTTGTCCGTTTTCTTATGAAAAACGAGACGTAAATTATCTAGAACAAGAAGCTGATATTTTGGCTAAATTACTAGACTTCTGGAAAGTTGAAAATGCCATTTTATTCGGATTTAGTGACGGAGGTTCTATCGCACTGATTTTTGCTGCAAAATATCCCGAAAAAACAATTGGAATTATTACCGAAGGCGCTCATATTTTTGTTGAAGAAATTACGCTAAATGGCATTCGTGAAGCAATTCATCAATATAAAACGACTAATCAAAAACAGAAATTAGAACGCTATCACGATAATAAAGTTGAGGCTTTGTTTAACGCTTGGACTAAAACCTGGACTTCCGAGGAATATCAAAATTGGAATATTGAGCATTTTGTAAAGCAAATTCAATGTAATTCACTCATTATTCAAGGTAAAAATGACGAATTCGGTTCTTTGGAACAAGTTGAAAAAATTGTTTCGCAAACCAAAGGTCATTCTAAAGCTTTACTTATAGCCAACGTCGGTCACACGGCGCATCGAGAAAATCCTGAAATTGTTTTAAAAGAATCTGCTCAGTTTATTGAAGCATTAACGAGTAAAAACTAA
- a CDS encoding MBL fold metallo-hydrolase translates to MQGLTINFLGTGTSQGIPVIGSNHPVCLSENSKDKRLRVSVWIYAQDFSLVIDCGPDFRQQMLTNKCEFIDGILFTHEHSDHTAGLDDIRPFYFKQGDIPVYAHERVLKNLAKRFDYIFSNENKYPGAPSVTQVEVKNNESFFVKNYEIIPINAWHGSLQVFGYRIQNFVYLTDVKTIDLEEVEKVKGCEVLVINCLREEPHNTHFNLEEALEFISLVQPKKTYLTHISHIFGFHDEIQEKLPENVFVAYDNLEITI, encoded by the coding sequence ATGCAGGGTTTAACAATAAATTTTTTAGGAACTGGAACCTCTCAAGGAATTCCAGTAATAGGAAGCAATCATCCGGTATGTTTGAGCGAAAATTCTAAAGACAAAAGACTTCGTGTTTCGGTTTGGATTTATGCGCAAGATTTTTCGTTAGTAATTGATTGTGGTCCAGATTTTAGACAACAAATGCTTACGAATAAATGTGAATTTATTGATGGAATTTTGTTCACACACGAACATTCTGATCATACTGCTGGTTTAGATGATATTCGCCCTTTTTATTTTAAACAAGGTGATATTCCTGTTTATGCTCATGAAAGAGTACTTAAAAATTTAGCAAAACGTTTCGATTACATCTTTAGTAATGAAAATAAATATCCAGGAGCACCTTCTGTAACCCAAGTAGAAGTAAAAAATAATGAGTCTTTCTTTGTGAAAAACTACGAAATTATTCCAATTAACGCTTGGCATGGTAGTTTACAAGTTTTTGGTTATCGAATTCAAAATTTTGTGTATTTAACCGATGTAAAAACTATAGATTTAGAAGAAGTTGAAAAAGTTAAAGGTTGTGAAGTATTGGTTATTAATTGTTTAAGAGAAGAACCGCATAACACGCATTTTAATTTAGAAGAAGCATTAGAATTTATATCTTTGGTTCAACCAAAAAAGACATATTTAACGCATATCAGTCACATTTTTGGATTTCACGATGAAATTCAGGAAAAGTTACCCGAAAATGTTTTTGTAGCCTACGATAATTTAGAAATAACAATTTAA
- a CDS encoding TetR/AcrR family transcriptional regulator → MILSEKQIHIIDKSEKLFAEKGFDGTSIRDIAKEADINIAMISYYFGSKEKLLEAIVYYRISALKLLLNTLATEGIGPLEKINRLIEFYISKIYQNKTIYQIIHYEINNNKREFDLELFKQIKIDNIKTLTQIIKEGQNLGIFKEDIQVELIPPVIIGTLTQMNINQPFYSEILNLKTDEEYENYIKTTFTEFIKKTINSLILK, encoded by the coding sequence ATGATATTAAGCGAAAAACAAATACACATTATAGACAAATCAGAGAAGCTATTTGCTGAAAAAGGATTTGATGGTACTTCTATTAGAGATATTGCAAAAGAAGCTGATATTAATATTGCAATGATTTCCTATTATTTTGGCTCAAAAGAAAAACTATTAGAGGCTATAGTTTACTACAGAATATCTGCTTTAAAGTTACTCTTAAACACCCTAGCCACCGAAGGCATAGGTCCGTTAGAAAAAATAAATCGTTTGATTGAGTTCTATATTTCAAAAATTTATCAGAATAAAACAATATATCAAATAATTCACTACGAAATAAACAATAATAAGCGTGAATTTGATTTAGAATTATTCAAACAAATAAAAATTGACAACATCAAAACATTAACTCAGATTATCAAAGAAGGGCAAAATTTAGGAATTTTTAAAGAGGATATTCAAGTAGAATTAATTCCACCAGTTATCATTGGTACACTTACACAAATGAATATAAATCAGCCTTTTTATAGTGAGATTTTAAATCTTAAGACTGATGAAGAATACGAAAACTATATTAAAACCACTTTTACCGAATTCATAAAAAAAACAATTAATTCATTGATTTTAAAATAA